From the Hylaeus volcanicus isolate JK05 chromosome 4, UHH_iyHylVolc1.0_haploid, whole genome shotgun sequence genome, one window contains:
- the LOC128875003 gene encoding UPF0687 protein C20orf27 homolog isoform X1 codes for MHIQCSLAVFIVRDSIIAHARTCVCVCVVISPSMARVHRLLLSWAIATRYASEHHVHFSGGSGLGKDNNIMIQPQRHGQIDVHLGFLQLHHRYHVDFSVPWNLCVHGDGKTLAPAIVTGNHNPNCHIVDLGQEKDGLRLKVALLAYKEKILKEEVEIMCCKAGTPLKIQLNARVLGKDKGTPLLRNGIRSIGVERPDEDEVLGMKLRASLSMPSRQNL; via the exons ATGCACATCCAGTGTTCCTTGGCCGTTTTTATAGTTCGAGATTCGATCATCGCACACGCACGgacgtgtgtgtgtgtgtgtgtcgtGATTTCTCCTTCCATGGCTCGGGTACATCGATTGCTTCTTTCGTGGGCAATAGCGACCCGATACGCCTCTG AGCATCACGTGCACTTCAGTGGGGGAAGCGGCCTTGGGAAAGACAATAATATTATGATACAACCCCAGCGACACGGACAAATAGATGTTCATCTTGGATTCTTGCAGCTTCATCACAG GTACCACGTGGACTTCTCCGTCCCATGGAATCTATGTGTACATGGCGATGGGAAGACACTAGCCCCTGCCATAGTCACTGGAAATCACAATCCTAATTGTCACATTGTTGATTTGGGACAAGAGAAGGATGGCCTGAG GTTGAAGGTGGCGCTGCTGGCGTACAAAGAGAAGATCCTGAAGGAGGAGGTGGAGATAATGTGTTGCAAGGCAGGAACGCCGCTAAAAATCCAATTGAACGCGCGTGTCTTGGGGAAAGACAAGGGCACCCCGTTGCTGAGGAACGGTATACGCAGTATCGGAGTGGAGAGACCGGACGAAGATGAG GTGCTGGGTATGAAACTGAGAGCATCCCTGAGCATGCCAAGCCGACAGAATCTTTGA
- the LOC128875516 gene encoding uncharacterized protein LOC128875516, with protein sequence MYHIPKRELRMNRFCNKHIMLLSANVGVVAHNRPKRLVRDWAPLVWLAPGEQFLPLGVPEFLDNMQTDDDYLRTSIDVETLLRNRSSFLYGRKPADSVPVYAVIKNCLNPLEASKDAIKSTAAREEKKLWKKGSEVMIHSRNALVVDDFGSSMILTNDLPGKVWKSDSKLGAEKTVDFEKKKKKGNRSRKLRFHVTYWMFYPFSEGKAVCVLDLGFFGSWPIPTVGGMCLGILKEYGSHVGDWEHMSLYFKDASHPSAMYVSAHDAGAFYRYDLRSGTFVYESQETRKGIFQKPIFPERVFTAGGSHPILFSARGSHGLWTAPGKHKFVRLPRLYDESGFGTAWPTWKKMEMLLKEDNGILPTWMTFRGKWGNPKSNCHPLAKLGFNICEFVDGPTGIPMKKSSFRC encoded by the exons ATGTACCACATACCGAAACGAGAACTGCGAATGAACAGGTTCTGTAATAAACATATTATGTTATTGTCGGCAAACGTTGGCGTCGTTGCCCATAATCGAC cAAAAAGATTAGTACGAGACTGGGCCCCACTGGTATGGCTGGCACCTGGAGAACAGTTTCTGCCTCTCGGGGTACCCGAGTTCCTAGACAACATGCAAACCGACGATGACTACCTTCGTACCAGTATCGACGTAG AAACGTTGTTAAGGAATCGATCCTCCTTCTTGTACGGTCGGAAGCCAGCGGATTCGGTGCCTGTCTACGCTGTGATCAAGAATTGCCTCAATCCTTTGGAGGCTTCCAAGGACGCGATAAAATCAACGGCGGcgagagaagagaagaaattaTGGAAGAAAGGGAGCGAGGTGATGATACACTCGCGAAATGCGCTCGTGGTGGATGATTTTGGGTCGTCGATGATCTTGACCAACGATCTCCCGGGGAAAGTTTGGAAGAGCGACTCTAAACTTGGCGCGGAG AAAACcgtagatttcgaaaaaaagaagaaaaaagggaACAGGTCCCGGAAGCTGCGCTTTCACGTGACCTATTGGATGTTCTATCCGTTCAGCGAGGGAAAGGCAGTCTGTGTTCTGGATCTCGGATTTTTTGGTAGCTGGCCGATACCCACTGTAGGCGGAATGTGCCTTGGAATCCTCAAAGAGTATGGCAGTCACGTGGGCGATTGGGAACACATGAGTCTTTATTTCAAG GATGCCAGTCACCCTTCAGCGATGTACGTGTCCGCCCACGACGCTGGAGCGTTCTACAGATACGATCTACGAAGTGGTACCTTCGTTTACGAAAGTCAAGAGACGCGCAAAGGGATCTTTCAAAAGCCCATCTTCCCAGAAAGAGTTTTCACCGCTGGCGGTTCGCACCCGATACTGTTCAGCGCTCGTGGATCTCACGGACTCTGGACAGCGCCAGGAAAACACAAATTCGTCAGGTTACCCCGCTTGTACGACGAAAGCGGCTTCGGTACGGCTTGGCCGACGTGGAAGAAGATGGAAATGCTTCTGAAAGAGGACAATGGCATTCTACCGACTTGGATGACTTTCAGGGGCAAGTGGGGCAATCCCAAAAGCAATTGTCATCCTCTGGCCAAGCTTGGCTTCAATATCTGCGAATTCGTCGACGGACCCACCGGCATTCCCATGAAAAAGTCAAGTTTTCGGTGCTGA
- the LOC128875003 gene encoding UPF0687 protein C20orf27 homolog isoform X2, translated as MGDKEHHVHFSGGSGLGKDNNIMIQPQRHGQIDVHLGFLQLHHRYHVDFSVPWNLCVHGDGKTLAPAIVTGNHNPNCHIVDLGQEKDGLRLKVALLAYKEKILKEEVEIMCCKAGTPLKIQLNARVLGKDKGTPLLRNGIRSIGVERPDEDEVLGMKLRASLSMPSRQNL; from the exons ATGGGAGATAAAG AGCATCACGTGCACTTCAGTGGGGGAAGCGGCCTTGGGAAAGACAATAATATTATGATACAACCCCAGCGACACGGACAAATAGATGTTCATCTTGGATTCTTGCAGCTTCATCACAG GTACCACGTGGACTTCTCCGTCCCATGGAATCTATGTGTACATGGCGATGGGAAGACACTAGCCCCTGCCATAGTCACTGGAAATCACAATCCTAATTGTCACATTGTTGATTTGGGACAAGAGAAGGATGGCCTGAG GTTGAAGGTGGCGCTGCTGGCGTACAAAGAGAAGATCCTGAAGGAGGAGGTGGAGATAATGTGTTGCAAGGCAGGAACGCCGCTAAAAATCCAATTGAACGCGCGTGTCTTGGGGAAAGACAAGGGCACCCCGTTGCTGAGGAACGGTATACGCAGTATCGGAGTGGAGAGACCGGACGAAGATGAG GTGCTGGGTATGAAACTGAGAGCATCCCTGAGCATGCCAAGCCGACAGAATCTTTGA
- the LOC128875004 gene encoding general odorant-binding protein 56d-like yields MKTVVIVAAICLVGAMALSEEQKTKLKEYKDACITETGVDSQVVDAAKNGNYDKTNEKMNCFSACILKKVKIMDEDGTLNEEMARKRAPAGVSKEQIDDVLNKCRGTTGANTCEKGGNMMTCFIENKTFSVFN; encoded by the exons ATGAAGACCGTCGTTATCGTCGCTGCCATCTGCCTCGTCGGTGCCATG gCACTGTCGGAGGAACAGAAAACCAAACTGAAGGAATACAAGGACGCGTGCATCACTGAAACCGGCGTCGATTCGC AGGTCGTAGATGCCGCGAAGAACGGTAATTATGATAAGACCAACGAAAAAATGAACTGCTTCTCCGCCTGCATCCTGAAGAAGGTTAAAATT aTGGACGAGGACGGAACTCTCAACGAGGAAATGGCAAGGAAGAGGGCACCAGCTGGAGTTTCCAAGGAGCAGATCGACGATGTTCTCAACAAGTGCAGAGGCACCA CCGGAGCCAATACTTGCGAGAAGGGAGGTAACATGATGACGTGTTTCATAGAGAACAAGACCTTCAGCGTATTCAATTAA
- the LOC128874919 gene encoding signal recognition particle subunit SRP72, giving the protein MATKESNFPALYAELNKLGQNGEYERALKTANKILGISQDEEAAFHCKIVCFIQLSKFNDALQFITKNPKLSTNLHFEKAYCLYRLNQVPEALKVVENVPNPSMKLKELKAQILYRLEKYEDCFAVYRDIIKNSHDEYEDERETNLGAVTVNLAIEDSAVEVPMLREDTYELTYNAACRLIAQGSKGDKAILAEAERKLKTAEKMCKEGLEEDGVADEEIEDEIGIIRVQLGYCLQLQGREKEAQALYASALKAKPDDIALVAVASNNLMCLNRDQNVFDSKKRMKTATHDSLEHKLTSRQRRNIAYNQCLLALYTDQAEQCQALCNKLAKDHPVLAADAMFIKAMQLAKEGKAKEAAKLLTQYAVGDKELRMKLVCVQLLLSQDERQEAIDILENLNERDRSLPGIVSALVTLHMADNNREKASAALKNAMNYYKKNKETTANLGELWRQAADFYLREKDFRVMADILQEMLDASPSDTKTLAQLVVTYAQFSPEKAYLLSKRLPPLHDLSETTDIDALESSNWVIGTKVIKKKIEPSPGKPTIDATQKKRKKRKRKGKLPKNYDPNVPPDPERWLPRHERSGFRKKRDRRNRDAAMKGTQGAAAGASDLYDITKMPTNVKRTPNPRHSPAVETSGPRQKQRKVQQKKKKKGGKW; this is encoded by the exons ATGGCCACAAAGGAAAGCAATTTTCCTGCGCTTTACGcagagttaaataaattaggaCAAAATGGAGAATACGAGAGGGCCTTAAAAACCGCAAATAAGA ttctAGGCATCTCTCAAGACGAGGAGGCTGCTTTCCATTGCAAAATAGTTTGCTTCATACAATTATCAAAGTTCAATGATGCACTTCAATTCATTACCAAGAACCCGAAGCTATCAAC CAATTTACACTTTGAGAAAGCTTACTGTTTATACAGACTGAATCAAGTGCCCGAAGCATTGAAGGTAGTAGAAAATGTTCCAAATCCTTCAATGAAGCTTAAGGAACTCAAAGCACAAATACTGTACCGACTTGAGAAATACGAAGACTGTTTCGCTGTATACAGAGACATTATAAAGAATTCTCATGATGAATACGAAgatgaaagagaaacaaatcTTGGAGCAGTAACCGTAAACTTGGCAATTGAAGATTCT GCTGTAGAAGTTCCTATGTTGCGTGAAGATACATACGAATTAACGTATAATGCGGCATGTCGTTTAATTGCACAAGGTAGCAAGGGAGATAAAGCTATCTTAGCAGAAGCAGAGAGGAAGCTTAAAACAGCAGAAAAAATGTGCAAAGAGGGATTAGAGGAAGATGGAGTAGCAGATGAGGAAATAGAAGACGAAATAGGAATTATCAGAGTTCAGCTTGGCTACTGTCTTCAGCTTCAAGGTCGCGAGAAGGAAGCTCAAGCTTTATACGCTTCTGCCTTGAAAGCAAAACCAGACGATATAGCCTTAGTAGCGGTTGCAAGCAATAATCTTATGTGCCTCAATAGGGATCAAAATGTGTTCGATAGTAAGAAGAGAATGAAAACTGCAACTCATGATAGTTTGGAACACAAATTAACTTCCAGGCAAAGGAGAAACATCGCGTACAATCAGTGTTTACTGGCTTTATATACTGATCAG GCGGAGCAATGCCAAGCACTGTGCAACAAGCTCGCTAAGGATCATCCTGTGCTAGCCGCGGATGCCATGTTTATCAAAGCAATGCAACTTGCTAAAGAAGGCAAAGCAAAAGAAGCAGCGAAATTGTTAACTCAGTACGCAGTTGGCGACAAAGAGTTACGGATGAAACTGGTTTGCGTCCAACTACTGTTAAGCCAGGATGAGAGACAGGAGGCGATTGATATTCTTGAAAACTTGAACGAAAGAGATAGATCGTTACCTGGTATAGTTAGCGCACTTGTAACTCTTCACATGGCTGATAATAACCGCGAGAAAGCATCTGCTGCTCTTAAAAATGCTATGAActattacaagaaaaataag GAAACCACCGCTAATTTGGGAGAACTGTGGCGGCAGGCCGCTGACTTCTATCTACGAGAAAAAGATTTTAGAGTAATGGCAGACATTCTACAAGAAATGCTGGACGCTTCACCATCGGACACCAAAACGTTGGCACAGTTAGTGGTGACCTACGCGCAATTCAGCCCAGAAAAGGCGTATCTTCTATCGAAACGCTTGCCGCCTCTTCATGATCTCTCTGAAACAACTGACATCGACGCTTTGGAGAGCAGTAATTGGGTAATCGGTACCAAGGTGATCAAGAAAAAGATAGAGCCATCTCCTGG CAAACCTACTATTGATGCAACACAAAAGAAACGTAAGAAACGTAAACGCAAAGGAAAGTTACCCAAGAATTACGATCCAAATGTTCCGCCTGATCCTGAACGGTGGCTACCTAGACACGAACGCAGTGGATTCAGGAAGAAACGTGACAGAAGAAATCGGGATGCTGCAATGAAGGGTACTCAGGGCGCTGCTGCGGGGGCTAGCGATCTTTA TGATATCACTAAAATGCCCACAAATGTCAAACGGACGCCCAATCCACGGCACAGCCCAGCAGTGGAAACATCCGGACCACGCCAAAAGCAACGAAAAGTtcaacagaaaaagaaaaagaagggagGGAAATGGTAA
- the LOC128874921 gene encoding general odorant-binding protein 56d-like isoform X2 produces MKTVAVVFVLFVASALAELTEQQKSDLSKFADDCMTEIGIESESIKKMIIGQEPEKNGKFNCYMSCVLKKIGIIQEDGSINVDVVRQEAPADIPKEAIEDLISKCKDTTGADDCEKAGNLIKCFVENKTFNLFN; encoded by the exons ATGAAGACCGTGGCCGTCGtcttcgtcctcttcgtcGCCAGCGCCCTG GCAGAACTTACGGAGCAGCAAAAATCCGATCTGTCCAAGTTCGCTGATGACTGCATGACGGAGATCGGTATCGAGTCTG AATCGATcaagaaaatgataattggCCAAGAACCGGAAAAGAACGGCAAATTCAATTGTTACATGTCCTGCGTTTTAAAGAAGATCGGAATT ATACAAGAGGATGGTTCCATCAACGTAGACGTTGTCAGACAAGAGGCTCCTGCAGACATTCCCAAAGAAGCCATCGAAGATCTCATTAGTAAATGCAAAGACACCA CCGGCGCCGACGATTGCGAGAAGGCCGGCAACTTGATAAAATGCTTCGTGGAGAACAAAACTTTCAACTTGTTTAATTAG
- the LOC128874921 gene encoding general odorant-binding protein 56d-like isoform X1: MKTVAVVFVLFVASALAELTEQQKSDLSKFADDCMTEIGIESESIKKMIIGQEPEKNGKFNCYMSCVLKKIGIIQEDGSINVDVVRQEAPADIPKEAIEDLISKCKDTTLNEMKSTIITAGADDCEKAGNLIKCFVENKTFNLFN, translated from the exons ATGAAGACCGTGGCCGTCGtcttcgtcctcttcgtcGCCAGCGCCCTG GCAGAACTTACGGAGCAGCAAAAATCCGATCTGTCCAAGTTCGCTGATGACTGCATGACGGAGATCGGTATCGAGTCTG AATCGATcaagaaaatgataattggCCAAGAACCGGAAAAGAACGGCAAATTCAATTGTTACATGTCCTGCGTTTTAAAGAAGATCGGAATT ATACAAGAGGATGGTTCCATCAACGTAGACGTTGTCAGACAAGAGGCTCCTGCAGACATTCCCAAAGAAGCCATCGAAGATCTCATTAGTAAATGCAAAGACACCA cgttaaatgaaatgaaatcgaCTATCATTACAGCCGGCGCCGACGATTGCGAGAAGGCCGGCAACTTGATAAAATGCTTCGTGGAGAACAAAACTTTCAACTTGTTTAATTAG